One segment of Streptomyces sp. NBC_01463 DNA contains the following:
- the araD gene encoding L-arabinonate dehydratase, protein MTGRIAPGDLRSHQWYGTDGLRSFSHRARTRQLGYLPEEHLGKPVVAILNTWSDINPCHVHLRDRAQAVKRGVWQAGGFPLEFPVSTLSETFQKPTPMLYRNMLAMETEELLRSYPVDGAVLLGGCDKSTPALLMGAASVDLPAVFVPAGPMLPGHWRNEVLGSGTDMWKYWDDKRAGLIGDCEMDELENGLARSPGHCMTMGTASTLTAAAEALGVTVPGASSIPAVDSGHDRMAAQSGLRIVELVWQQRKLSSILTAEAYEDAVATVLALGGSTNAVIHLIAMAGRSGIKLTLDDFDRIARTVPVLANLRPGGKYLMEDFHFAGGLPGFLARLTDVLHLDRPTVAHDTLREQIDGALVHNSDVIRERDNPLADEGGVAVLRGNLCPDGAVIKHIAAEPQLLRHTGPAVVFDDYREMQRTINDPALALTPDHVLVLRNAGPKGGPGMPEYGMLPIPDYLLKQGVRDMVRISDARMSGTSYGACVLHVAPESYVGGPLALVRTGDAITLDVEARLLHLDVTEEELEKRRAEWTPPPTRYERGYGALYHDQITQADTGCDFAFLARPGEVPDPYAG, encoded by the coding sequence ATGACCGGCCGCATCGCCCCCGGGGATCTGCGCAGCCACCAGTGGTACGGCACCGACGGGCTGCGCTCCTTCAGCCACCGCGCCCGCACCCGCCAGCTGGGCTACCTCCCCGAGGAGCACCTCGGTAAGCCGGTCGTCGCGATTCTCAACACCTGGTCGGACATCAATCCGTGCCACGTCCATCTGCGCGACCGCGCGCAGGCGGTCAAGCGCGGTGTCTGGCAGGCCGGCGGATTCCCGCTGGAGTTCCCGGTCTCCACCCTCTCGGAGACGTTCCAGAAGCCGACCCCGATGCTCTACCGCAACATGCTGGCGATGGAGACGGAGGAGCTGCTGCGCTCGTACCCCGTCGACGGTGCGGTGCTCCTGGGCGGCTGCGACAAGTCGACGCCCGCGCTGCTGATGGGCGCGGCCTCCGTGGACCTGCCGGCCGTCTTCGTGCCCGCCGGGCCGATGCTGCCGGGGCACTGGCGCAACGAGGTGCTGGGTTCCGGCACCGACATGTGGAAGTACTGGGACGACAAGCGGGCCGGCCTCATCGGCGACTGCGAGATGGACGAGCTGGAGAACGGGCTCGCCCGCTCACCCGGCCACTGCATGACGATGGGCACCGCCTCGACCCTCACCGCCGCGGCCGAGGCGCTCGGCGTGACCGTCCCCGGCGCCTCCTCCATCCCGGCCGTCGACTCCGGTCATGACCGGATGGCCGCGCAGTCGGGCCTCCGCATCGTCGAACTGGTGTGGCAGCAGCGGAAGCTGTCGTCGATCCTCACCGCGGAGGCGTACGAGGACGCCGTGGCCACCGTCCTCGCGCTCGGCGGCTCCACCAACGCCGTCATCCACCTGATCGCGATGGCGGGCCGCTCCGGTATCAAGCTCACCCTCGACGACTTCGACCGGATCGCCCGCACCGTGCCGGTGCTGGCCAATCTGCGGCCCGGCGGGAAGTACCTCATGGAGGACTTCCACTTCGCCGGCGGGCTGCCCGGGTTCCTGGCCCGGCTGACCGACGTACTGCACCTGGACCGGCCCACGGTCGCGCACGACACCCTGCGTGAGCAGATCGACGGCGCCCTCGTGCACAACAGCGATGTCATCAGGGAGCGCGACAACCCGCTGGCCGACGAGGGCGGTGTGGCGGTGCTGCGCGGCAACCTCTGCCCGGACGGGGCGGTCATCAAGCACATCGCCGCCGAGCCGCAGCTGCTGCGTCACACCGGTCCCGCGGTCGTCTTCGACGACTACCGGGAGATGCAGCGCACCATCAACGACCCGGCGCTGGCCCTCACCCCTGACCATGTGCTGGTGCTCCGCAACGCCGGACCCAAGGGCGGCCCCGGGATGCCCGAGTACGGCATGCTGCCGATCCCCGACTACCTGCTGAAGCAGGGTGTCCGGGACATGGTGCGGATCTCCGACGCCCGGATGAGCGGCACCAGTTACGGCGCCTGCGTCCTGCACGTCGCCCCCGAGTCCTACGTCGGCGGGCCCCTCGCCCTGGTGCGCACCGGTGACGCGATCACCCTGGACGTCGAGGCGCGCCTGCTCCATCTCGACGTGACGGAAGAGGAGTTGGAGAAGCGCAGGGCCGAGTGGACCCCGCCTCCCACCCGGTACGAGCGCGGCTACGGGGCGCTGTACCACGACCAGATCACCCAGGCCGACACCGGCTGCGACTTCGCCTTCCTGGCCCGGCCGGGAGAAGTGCCCGACCCGTACGCCGGCTGA
- a CDS encoding carbohydrate ABC transporter permease, giving the protein MTAALAEKHGTDAARPAVRDGSPPAAHRRRRKPGRERAFDDVPRWQIYVPLGIYLVFTLIPFYWMFLFAVRPAGSTSLVPWPMTGEHFSKVWNERSFAVFFQNSMIVGVCTLVSTTLVALAGGYALARFDFKIKNAFMLALLCSQFIPGALMLVPLFEIFKNLQMINSLGSVVIAETVFQLPLSIILISGFIKNVPASLEEAAWVDGCSRFRAFCAVVLPLLRPGLIAVGSFAFVHSWNHFLFALMFLSEQDKQTIPVGLNTLIGADSVDLGALAAGGVIAAVPVVIVFAFIQKWLITGFSAGAVKG; this is encoded by the coding sequence GTGACCGCAGCACTGGCCGAGAAGCACGGAACCGACGCCGCGCGGCCGGCCGTCCGGGACGGCTCCCCACCCGCCGCGCACCGGCGTCGCCGCAAGCCCGGCCGCGAACGCGCCTTCGACGACGTGCCGCGCTGGCAGATCTACGTACCGCTCGGCATCTACCTCGTCTTCACCCTCATCCCGTTCTACTGGATGTTCCTGTTCGCCGTGCGCCCCGCGGGCTCCACCTCGCTGGTGCCGTGGCCGATGACCGGGGAGCACTTCTCCAAGGTCTGGAACGAGCGCAGCTTCGCCGTCTTCTTCCAGAACAGCATGATCGTCGGGGTCTGCACCCTGGTCAGCACGACGCTCGTCGCGCTGGCCGGCGGCTACGCCCTCGCCCGGTTCGACTTCAAGATCAAGAACGCCTTCATGCTGGCGCTGCTCTGCTCGCAGTTCATCCCGGGCGCGCTGATGCTCGTACCGCTCTTCGAGATCTTCAAGAACCTCCAGATGATCAACTCCCTGGGGAGCGTGGTCATCGCCGAGACGGTCTTCCAGCTGCCGCTCTCCATCATCCTGATCAGCGGATTCATCAAGAACGTGCCGGCCTCCCTGGAGGAGGCGGCCTGGGTGGACGGCTGCTCGCGCTTCCGGGCCTTCTGCGCGGTGGTGCTGCCGCTGCTGCGGCCGGGCCTCATCGCGGTCGGCTCCTTCGCCTTCGTGCACAGCTGGAACCACTTCCTGTTCGCCCTGATGTTCCTCAGCGAGCAGGACAAGCAGACGATCCCGGTCGGCCTGAACACCCTCATCGGCGCGGACAGCGTCGACCTGGGCGCGCTCGCCGCGGGCGGAGTCATCGCCGCGGTCCCCGTGGTGATCGTCTTCGCCTTCATCCAGAAGTGGCTGATCACCGGCTTCAGCGCCGGCGCAGTGAAGGGGTGA
- a CDS encoding GntR family transcriptional regulator, which produces MTFAPTPIPSRTQYVLEAIKHAILTAQLRPGQALVETELAAQFGVSKTPVREALKTLAGTGLVVMSQYKGAIVRLVDATMAREVYDVRLLLEPEALRRSITRKASLDAAQEALERADSAGDKADRSLANRDFHRALYLPCGNPLLARMLDEVRDQAALVSTVAWATIPSWEREAAEHREILRLALADDADAAAGALHDHIASFVRRAFPDDEDGGDAA; this is translated from the coding sequence ATGACCTTTGCGCCCACCCCGATTCCGTCCCGCACCCAGTACGTGCTGGAGGCGATCAAGCACGCGATCCTCACGGCGCAGCTGAGACCAGGGCAGGCGCTCGTCGAGACCGAACTGGCCGCACAGTTCGGGGTCTCCAAGACCCCCGTCCGTGAGGCGCTCAAGACGCTCGCCGGTACCGGGCTGGTCGTCATGAGCCAGTACAAGGGCGCCATCGTGCGGCTGGTCGACGCGACCATGGCCCGCGAGGTGTACGACGTGCGGCTGCTGCTCGAACCGGAGGCGCTGCGCCGCTCCATCACCCGCAAGGCCTCACTCGACGCGGCCCAGGAGGCCCTGGAGCGCGCCGACTCGGCGGGCGACAAGGCCGACCGGTCGCTCGCCAACCGGGACTTCCACCGGGCGCTCTACCTTCCCTGCGGCAACCCGCTGCTGGCCAGGATGCTCGACGAGGTCCGGGACCAAGCGGCGCTCGTGTCGACCGTGGCGTGGGCGACCATCCCGTCCTGGGAGCGGGAGGCGGCCGAGCACCGGGAGATCCTGCGGCTCGCGCTCGCCGACGACGCGGACGCGGCGGCCGGGGCTCTGCACGACCACATCGCGTCGTTCGTCCGCCGCGCCTTCCCCGACGACGAAGACGGGGGTGACGCGGCGTGA
- a CDS encoding dihydrodipicolinate synthase family protein, with protein sequence MDLTPLKAALADVVAIPVTPFAEDGTIDTAAHRALLRRLLDGGVRILTPNGNTGEFYALTPEERRTVTELTVEEAGGRATILVGVGHDVPTAVAAAEHARDAGAEMVMVHQPVHPYVSQDGWIDYHRAIAEAVPGLGVVPYIRNPHLDGECLAVLADSCPNVIGVKYAVPDAARFAAFARDAGLDRFVWVAGLAELYAPAYFSAGATGFTSGLVNVAPGVSLAMLEALRAGDHPAAMKVWEQIRRFEELRADRQSANNVTVVKEALASLGLCGRDVRPPSRVLPEAQRAEVADQVAGWSI encoded by the coding sequence ATGGACCTCACACCGCTGAAGGCGGCCCTCGCAGATGTCGTGGCGATCCCGGTCACCCCGTTCGCCGAGGACGGGACCATCGACACGGCGGCGCACCGCGCCCTGTTGCGCAGGCTGCTCGACGGCGGCGTGCGCATCCTCACCCCGAACGGCAACACCGGTGAGTTCTACGCCCTCACCCCCGAGGAGCGCCGCACCGTCACCGAGCTGACCGTGGAGGAGGCCGGCGGCCGCGCGACGATCCTGGTCGGGGTCGGGCACGACGTGCCGACCGCCGTCGCCGCCGCCGAGCACGCCAGGGACGCCGGCGCCGAGATGGTGATGGTGCACCAGCCCGTCCACCCGTACGTCTCGCAGGACGGCTGGATCGACTACCACCGGGCCATCGCCGAGGCCGTCCCCGGACTCGGTGTCGTGCCCTACATCCGCAACCCGCACCTCGACGGGGAGTGCCTGGCGGTCCTCGCCGACAGCTGCCCCAACGTCATCGGCGTCAAGTACGCCGTCCCGGACGCCGCGCGCTTCGCGGCCTTCGCCCGGGACGCCGGCCTGGACCGCTTCGTCTGGGTCGCGGGCCTCGCCGAGCTGTACGCCCCCGCCTACTTCTCCGCGGGCGCCACCGGGTTCACCTCGGGTCTCGTCAACGTCGCCCCCGGCGTCTCGCTGGCCATGCTGGAGGCGCTGCGGGCCGGTGACCACCCGGCCGCCATGAAGGTCTGGGAGCAGATCCGCCGCTTCGAGGAACTGCGCGCCGACCGGCAGTCCGCGAACAACGTGACGGTCGTCAAGGAGGCCCTGGCCTCGCTCGGGCTGTGCGGCCGCGACGTGCGCCCGCCCAGCCGGGTGCTGCCCGAGGCGCAGCGCGCCGAGGTCGCCGACCAGGTCGCGGGGTGGTCCATATGA
- a CDS encoding PmoA family protein — translation MTTTALLSCAGRPVGRYTYLPAPGGRPYLHPVTTLGGLPVTEEHPADHLHHLGTSVAVPDVAGHNFWGGRTFVRDQGPTALDNHGVQRHLGWKLRDPDGFVEELSWEAGDTELLREHRTVATAELSATAWALDFSFSLTNRGTSDLSIGSPATNGRPGAGYGGFFWRAPKEPAAPAVFSGLGDGEEAVHGQVADWVAMSGDGWTLVFAGATEETRRDPWFVRTTEYPGVGSSLAADRRLPVPAGATVVRRVVTVIADGRLDRAAAAAYVRRAVTA, via the coding sequence GTGACGACCACCGCACTGCTGAGCTGCGCCGGCCGCCCGGTCGGCCGCTACACCTACCTCCCCGCCCCCGGAGGCCGCCCCTACCTCCACCCGGTCACCACCCTCGGCGGTCTCCCCGTCACCGAGGAGCACCCGGCCGACCACCTCCACCACCTGGGCACCTCCGTCGCCGTTCCGGACGTCGCCGGGCACAACTTCTGGGGCGGCCGCACCTTCGTCCGGGACCAGGGCCCCACCGCGCTCGACAACCACGGCGTCCAGCGCCACCTCGGCTGGAAGCTCCGCGACCCGGACGGATTCGTCGAGGAGCTCAGCTGGGAGGCCGGCGACACCGAACTCCTGCGGGAGCACCGCACCGTCGCCACCGCCGAACTCTCCGCCACCGCCTGGGCCCTGGACTTCTCCTTCTCGCTCACCAACCGCGGCACCTCGGACCTGTCGATCGGCAGCCCCGCCACCAACGGCCGGCCGGGTGCCGGATACGGCGGCTTCTTCTGGCGCGCCCCCAAGGAACCCGCCGCGCCCGCCGTGTTCAGCGGTCTCGGGGACGGCGAGGAGGCCGTGCACGGGCAGGTCGCGGACTGGGTGGCGATGAGCGGCGACGGCTGGACGCTGGTCTTCGCCGGGGCGACCGAGGAGACCCGCCGCGACCCGTGGTTCGTGCGGACCACCGAGTACCCGGGCGTCGGCTCGTCCCTCGCCGCCGACCGCCGGCTCCCCGTCCCCGCGGGCGCCACGGTCGTGCGCCGCGTCGTCACCGTCATCGCGGACGGCCGGCTCGACCGGGCCGCGGCCGCCGCCTACGTCCGCCGGGCGGTGACCGCGTGA
- a CDS encoding glycoside hydrolase 43 family protein yields MSGAGDRPWTADLGDGTYRNPVLNADWSDPDVIRVGEDFYLTASSFGRVPGLPLLHSRDLVNWTLIGHALDRLEPAADFAVPRHDRGVWAPSLRHHAGRFWIFWGDPDHGIQQINAEDVRGPWSAPRLIKAGKGLIDPCPLWDEETGEAYLVHAWAKSRSGIKNRLTGHRMSPDGRELLDEGKTLVDADTIPGWFTLEGPKLYRRNGEFWILAPAGGVTTGWQGAFRSREFSGPYEERVVLAQGRTGVNGPHQGAWVTTAAGEDWFLHFQERGAYGRVVHLQPMRWDAEDGGWPVIGDRGEPVSVHTKPATPEQSAAAPAGGDSFPGGRHGRQWQWTANPRPGWTVEHGGDGLRLSCVRTAYAHDLRALPNVLVQRLPAETFTVETGLTLGSEVAGAKAGLAVLGDAFSWIGLERSADGGTRLVHRYAESAAAHERDAEHSRPAPDGRVRLRIEVAPGARCRFHADTGDGTGFRPSGQVFAAAPWRWVGALLGLFATAPAGTGPAGTACFTGFRTTARTAPAGAAPDPTEPPTHAHQPRQPREKSRS; encoded by the coding sequence GTGAGCGGCGCGGGCGACCGCCCCTGGACCGCCGACCTCGGCGACGGCACCTACCGGAACCCGGTGCTCAACGCCGACTGGTCCGACCCCGACGTGATCCGGGTCGGCGAGGACTTCTACCTCACCGCCTCCAGCTTCGGCCGGGTCCCCGGGCTGCCGCTGCTGCACTCGCGCGACCTCGTCAACTGGACCCTCATCGGTCACGCCCTGGACCGGCTGGAACCGGCCGCGGACTTCGCCGTGCCCCGGCACGACCGCGGGGTGTGGGCGCCGTCGCTGCGGCACCACGCCGGACGGTTCTGGATCTTCTGGGGCGACCCCGACCACGGCATCCAGCAGATCAACGCCGAGGACGTCCGCGGCCCGTGGAGCGCGCCCCGTCTGATCAAGGCCGGCAAAGGGCTGATCGACCCCTGCCCGCTGTGGGACGAGGAGACCGGCGAGGCCTATCTGGTGCACGCCTGGGCCAAGTCCCGCTCCGGCATCAAGAACCGGCTCACCGGCCACCGGATGAGCCCCGACGGACGGGAACTCCTCGACGAGGGCAAGACCCTGGTCGACGCCGACACGATCCCCGGCTGGTTCACCCTGGAGGGCCCCAAGCTCTACCGGCGGAACGGCGAGTTCTGGATCCTCGCCCCGGCCGGCGGGGTGACCACCGGCTGGCAGGGCGCCTTCCGCTCCCGGGAGTTCTCCGGACCGTACGAGGAGCGCGTCGTCCTCGCCCAGGGCCGTACCGGGGTCAACGGACCGCACCAGGGCGCCTGGGTGACGACCGCGGCGGGCGAGGACTGGTTCCTGCACTTCCAGGAGCGCGGGGCGTACGGGAGGGTCGTCCACCTCCAGCCGATGCGCTGGGACGCCGAGGACGGCGGCTGGCCGGTCATCGGCGACCGGGGCGAACCCGTCTCCGTCCACACCAAACCGGCCACGCCCGAGCAGTCCGCCGCCGCCCCGGCCGGCGGCGACAGCTTCCCGGGCGGGCGCCACGGCCGGCAGTGGCAGTGGACCGCCAACCCGCGCCCCGGCTGGACCGTCGAGCACGGCGGGGACGGGCTGCGGCTCAGCTGCGTACGGACCGCGTACGCGCACGATCTGCGGGCCCTGCCCAACGTGCTGGTCCAGCGGCTGCCCGCCGAGACGTTCACCGTCGAGACCGGGCTCACCCTCGGCAGCGAGGTGGCGGGGGCCAAGGCCGGCCTCGCCGTGCTCGGGGACGCGTTCAGCTGGATCGGCCTGGAGCGGTCGGCGGACGGCGGGACACGGCTCGTGCACCGGTACGCCGAGTCGGCCGCCGCACACGAACGCGACGCCGAGCACAGCAGGCCGGCCCCCGACGGACGGGTCCGGCTCCGGATCGAGGTCGCCCCCGGCGCCCGCTGCCGCTTCCACGCCGACACCGGGGACGGCACCGGATTCCGGCCCTCGGGCCAGGTCTTCGCCGCCGCACCGTGGCGCTGGGTCGGCGCCCTGCTCGGACTCTTCGCCACCGCACCCGCCGGGACGGGGCCGGCCGGGACGGCCTGCTTCACCGGCTTCCGCACCACCGCCCGAACCGCCCCGGCCGGGGCGGCACCGGATCCCACCGAACCCCCCACTCATGCGCACCAACCGAGACAACCGAGAGAGAAGAGCCGATCATGA
- a CDS encoding sugar ABC transporter permease produces the protein MAQAAAVATPPKVPRRRSASPRRLPYLLIAPAGLLMLGFIAYPVISVFYYSLQNYNVTKPWRNGFAGFDNFTRIFTEDDQFWTTLGFSAQWVVTQVALQLTLGLALALIVNQSFIGRGISRAMVFSPWAVSGVLTSTIWILLYNSSTGFSRYLADAGIGDYGTSVLSDTGTVFWAATVAELWRGVPFFAILILADLQSVSKELYEAASVDGAGRLRQFFHITLPHLRDAIILSTLLRGVWEFNNVDLLYTLTGGGPAGETTTLPLYVANTGIEGHDFGYASALTTVAFVILLFCSIVYLRLSKFGGDHK, from the coding sequence ATGGCCCAAGCCGCCGCTGTGGCCACACCGCCCAAGGTGCCCAGGCGCCGCTCCGCGAGCCCCCGCCGACTGCCGTATCTGCTGATCGCCCCCGCGGGGCTGCTGATGCTGGGCTTCATCGCCTACCCGGTGATCAGCGTCTTCTACTACAGCCTGCAGAACTACAACGTCACCAAGCCGTGGCGGAACGGCTTCGCGGGCTTCGACAACTTCACCCGGATCTTCACCGAGGACGACCAGTTCTGGACCACGCTGGGCTTCAGCGCCCAGTGGGTGGTCACCCAGGTCGCGCTCCAGCTCACCCTCGGCCTCGCGCTCGCCCTGATCGTCAACCAGAGCTTCATCGGCCGCGGCATCTCCCGCGCCATGGTCTTCTCGCCGTGGGCCGTCTCCGGCGTGCTGACCAGCACCATCTGGATCCTGCTCTACAACTCCTCGACGGGGTTCAGCCGTTACCTCGCGGACGCCGGAATCGGTGACTACGGCACCTCGGTGCTCTCCGACACCGGAACCGTCTTCTGGGCCGCGACCGTCGCCGAACTCTGGCGCGGGGTCCCCTTCTTCGCCATCCTCATCCTCGCCGACCTGCAGTCCGTCTCCAAGGAGCTGTACGAGGCGGCGTCCGTCGACGGCGCCGGACGGCTGCGCCAGTTCTTCCACATCACCCTGCCCCATCTGCGGGACGCGATCATCCTGTCCACGCTGCTGCGCGGCGTCTGGGAGTTCAACAACGTCGACCTCCTCTACACCCTCACCGGCGGCGGACCGGCCGGCGAGACCACCACCCTGCCGCTCTACGTCGCCAACACCGGCATCGAGGGCCACGACTTCGGGTACGCCTCCGCGCTCACCACCGTCGCCTTCGTGATCCTCCTCTTCTGCTCGATCGTCTATCTGCGCCTGAGCAAGTTCGGAGGCGATCACAAGTGA
- a CDS encoding Gfo/Idh/MocA family oxidoreductase — protein MPSLPTTTPVPIVLAGARGHGRWHLANIRRLQHQGLVRLAGVCELKPLDDGELGAFAGELPEQSADFGALLDSTGARAAVICTPIQTHTGLALTAAARGVHLLLEKPPAATRADFARILAGVRHAGIACQVGFQSFGSHAVPAIRDLVRTGAIGTVRGYGAAGAWVRDDAYYRRAPWAGRRRIGDTDVVDGVLTNPLAHAVATALELAGSGTAQDVVAVEAELFRAHDIEADDTSCVRITTASGVPVTAAVTLCAEEAGEPYVIVHGDRGRITFWYKQDRVLVQRAGHGPEEAVHGRTDLLENLVDHLVRDAPLLVPPHRTGAFMEVVEAVRTAPEPRALPADAWYTAPAAGSATTRRVVRGIDGLVAAGADTLTLFSELGVPWAALPTEVSSS, from the coding sequence ATGCCGTCCCTGCCCACGACCACACCCGTCCCGATCGTCCTCGCGGGCGCCCGCGGCCACGGACGCTGGCACCTCGCCAACATCCGCCGCCTCCAGCACCAGGGGCTCGTCCGGCTCGCCGGAGTCTGCGAGCTCAAGCCGCTCGACGACGGCGAACTCGGTGCCTTCGCCGGGGAACTCCCCGAACAGTCAGCCGACTTCGGCGCCCTCCTGGACTCCACCGGCGCCCGCGCCGCCGTCATCTGCACCCCGATCCAGACCCACACCGGACTGGCGCTCACCGCCGCGGCCCGCGGCGTCCACCTCCTGCTGGAGAAGCCGCCCGCGGCGACCCGAGCCGACTTCGCACGCATCCTGGCCGGGGTGCGGCACGCCGGCATCGCCTGCCAGGTGGGCTTCCAGTCCTTCGGCTCGCACGCCGTGCCCGCCATCCGCGACCTCGTACGCACCGGCGCCATCGGCACCGTCCGGGGCTACGGGGCCGCGGGCGCCTGGGTCCGGGACGACGCCTACTACCGGCGGGCGCCCTGGGCCGGGCGGCGCCGGATCGGTGACACCGACGTCGTCGACGGCGTCCTGACCAACCCGCTCGCCCACGCCGTCGCGACCGCCCTCGAACTCGCCGGCAGCGGCACGGCCCAGGACGTCGTCGCCGTCGAGGCCGAGCTCTTCCGCGCCCACGACATCGAGGCCGACGACACCTCGTGCGTCCGCATCACCACCGCGTCCGGCGTCCCGGTCACCGCAGCCGTCACCCTCTGCGCGGAGGAGGCCGGGGAGCCCTATGTGATCGTCCACGGCGACCGCGGCCGGATCACCTTCTGGTACAAGCAGGACCGGGTCCTCGTCCAGCGTGCCGGACACGGCCCGGAGGAGGCGGTGCACGGGCGGACCGACCTCCTGGAGAACCTCGTCGACCACCTGGTGCGGGACGCGCCGCTCCTCGTACCGCCGCACCGCACCGGCGCGTTCATGGAGGTCGTCGAGGCGGTGCGCACCGCCCCCGAACCGCGCGCCCTGCCGGCCGACGCCTGGTACACCGCACCCGCGGCCGGCTCCGCCACCACCCGCCGGGTGGTGCGCGGGATCGACGGGCTCGTCGCCGCGGGCGCCGACACCCTCACGCTCTTCTCCGAACTCGGCGTCCCCTGGGCGGCGCTCCCCACCGAGGTGAGTTCATCGTGA